One genomic window of Cannabis sativa cultivar Pink pepper isolate KNU-18-1 chromosome 2, ASM2916894v1, whole genome shotgun sequence includes the following:
- the LOC115719066 gene encoding proliferating cell nuclear antigen encodes MLELRLVQGSLLKKVMEALKDLVTDANFDCSATGFSLQAMDSSHVALVALLLRSEGFEHYRCDRNLSMGMNLNNMSKMLKCAGNDDIITIKADDGSDTVTFMFESPTQDKIADFEMKLMDIDSEHLGIPEAEYHAIVRMPSSEFARICKDLSSIGDTVVISVTKEGVKFSTRGDIGTANIVCRQNSTVDKPEEATVIEMNEPVSLTFALRYMNSFTKATPLSNTVTISLSSELPVVVEYKIAEMGYVRFYLAPKIEEDEEETNP; translated from the exons ATGTTGGAGTTGCGGTTGGTTCAGGGTTCGCTACTGAAGAAGGTGATGGAGGCTCTCAAGGACCTCGTTACTGATGCCAACTTCGATTGTTCGGCGACTGGGTTCTCTCTCCAGGCTATGGATTCGAGCCATGTGGCCTTGGTAGCGCTGTTGCTTAGATCGGAGGGCTTCGAGCACTACCGATGCGATAGGAATCTTTCCATGGGTATGAACCTTAACAACATGTCCAAGATGCTAAAGTGTGCTGGAAATGATGACATCATCACTATTAAGGCCGACGATGGAAGTGATACTGTCACCTTTATGTTCGAAAGTCCCA CTCAAGACAAAATTGCTGACTTTGAGATGAAGTTAATGGACATTGATAGTGAACATCTTGGAATTCCAGAAGCTGAATACCATGCTATTGTTAGGATGCCTTCATCTGAGTTTGCTAGAATTTGTAAAGATCTCAGCAGCATTGGTGATACTG TTGTTATCTCTGTGACCAAGGAGGGTGTCAAGTTCTCAACAAGAGGAGATATTGGGACTGCTAACATAGTTTGCAGGCAAAATTCAACAGTTGATAAG CCAGAGGAAGCAACAGTTATAGAGATGAATGAACCAGTTTCTTTAACGTTTGCTCTGAGGTATATGAATTCCTTTACTAAGGCAACTCCATTGTCTAACACTGTAACAATCAGCTTGTCCTCTGAATTGCCTGTTGTGGTTGAGTACAAGATCGCAGAGATGGGTTATGTTAGGTTCTACTTGGCTCCTAAGATAGAAGAGGACGAAGAAGAGACGAATCCTTGA
- the LOC115719065 gene encoding cytosolic enolase 3, which translates to MSVQEYLDKHMLSRKIEDAVNAAVRAKTSDPVLFISNHMKKAVPSVITKVKARQILDSRGIPTVEVDLTTNKGMFRASAPSGDSSGMYEAVELRDGDKGLYLGNSVNRAVKNVNEKISEALIGMDPTLQSQIDQAMIDLDKTEKKGELGANAILAVSIAACKAGAAEKEVPLYKHIADLSGKTNLTLPVPAFTVISGGKHAGNSLAIQEIMILPIGAIRFEEALQMGSETYQHLKVVITEKYGAHGCNIGENGGFAPDFSSIKEGLDLVKEAINRTGYNEKIKIAIDVAATDFCIGTKYDLDFKSPNKSGQNFKSGEHMIDMYKELCIEYPIVSIEDPFDKEDWENIKQFSSLQLCQVVGDDLLMSNSKRIERAVNESTCNALLLKINQIGTVTETIEVVKLAKDAQWGVVTSHRCGETEDSFIADLSVGLATGQIKSGAPCRGEQLAKYNQLLRIEEELGDHAIYAGEDWRQ; encoded by the exons ATGTCGGTACAAGAGTATCTGGACAAGCACATGCTTTCTAGGAAAATTGAGGACGCCGTCAATGCCGCCGTTAGGGCCAAGACTTCTGATCCGGTCCTCTTCATC TCGAACCATATGAAGAAAGCGGTTCCTTCAGTGATCACGAAGGTAAAAGCTAGACAGATCCTCGATAGCCGAGGAATTCCGACTGTTGAAGTGGACCTTACCACTAACAAAGGAATGTTTCGTGCTTCAGCTCCTAGTGGAGATTCTTCTGGAAT GTATGAGGCTGTTGAATTGCGTGATGGTGACAAGGGATTGTATTTGGGAAATAGTGTGAATAGAGCTGTTAAGAATGTCAATGAAAAAATATCTGAAGCACTAATTGGCATGGACCCAACACTTCAATCCCAGATTGATCAAGCCATGATAGACCTTGATAAGACAGAAAAAAag GGTGAACTTGGAGCAAATGCCATACTAGCTGTGTCAATTGCTGCATGCAAAGCCGGGGCAGCAGAAAAGGAG GTTCCACTCTACAAACACATTGCTGATCTTTCTGGAAAAACCAATTTGACTCTTCCTGTCCCTGCTTTCACTGTTATTAGTGGAGGGAAACATGCTGGGAACAGTTTAGCAATTCAG GAAATCATGATTCTCCCCATCGGAGCAATCAGGTTTGAAGAGGCATTGCAAATGGGCTCTGAGACTTATCAGCATTTGAAG GTTGTTATTACAGAAAAATATGGTGCACATGGATGTAACATTGGTGAAAATGGTGGTTTTGCTCCAGACTTCTCCag TATTAAAGAAGGCTTGGATCTTGTAAAGGAGGCTATCAACAGAACAGGGTATAATGAGAAAATAAAGATAGCAATTGATGTTGCTGCTACTGATTTTTGCATAG GAACAAAGTATGACCTGGACTTCAAATCTCCAAATAAGTCGGGACAAAATTTTAAGTCGGGGGAACATATGATTGACATGTACAAAGAACTCTGTATTg AGTACCCAATTGTCTCAATTGAGGATCCGTTTGACAAGGAGGATTGGGAAAACATCAAGCAATTTTCAAGCCTTCAACTTTGTCAG GTTGTAGGGGATGACTTGTTGATGTCAAATTCAAAACGTATTGAGCGGGCAGTAAATGAATCCACTTGCAACGCTCTTCTTCTCAAG ATAAATCAGATTGGGACTGTTACAGAAACTATTGAAGTGGTAAAGCTCGCAAAGGATGCCCAATGGGGAGTTGTTACGTCTCATAGATGTGGTGAAACTGAAGACTCTTTCATTGCTGATTTATCTGTCGGCCTTGCCACTGGTCAGATCAAATCAGGTGCTCCTTGCAGAGGAGAGCAGCTAGCAAAGTACAATCAG TTGCTTCGTATTGAAGAAGAGCTTGGAGATCATGCAATTTATGCTGGTGAAGATTGGAGGCAATGA